In the Campylobacter lari genome, AGCTTTGCTTGTGTTTAAAGAAAATTTCACTCAAGATGTAGTTTGTGAAGCTGTGGCGTTAAAACATACAAGGTTAATCCAAAAAACACCTTTAATTGCTAATGATTTAAAAGAGTTGTTAGAGCAAATAAAAAGCAAAAAGCAAATTTTTATTGAAATAGGTTTTGGAAGCGGTAGACATTTGCTTTATCAAGCAAGATCAAATCCTGATGTATTAATAATTGGTATAGAAATTTACACCCCTGCATTAGAGCAAGTAGCTAAACTTGCCTTAAGCGAAAACTTAAATAATGTTTTATTAATAGAAACTGATGCAAGATTATTATTAAGCGTACTTGAATCTAATCTAGTAGATAAAATCTTTTTGCATTTTCCTGTCCCTTGGGATAAAAAGCCTCACCGTAGGGTAGTGGGGTTAAATTTTGCAAATGAATGCGCTAGAGTTTTAAAAGAAAATGGACAATTTGAACTAAGAACGGATAGCTTTTTGTATTTTGATTTTACTTTGGAAACTTTTTTAACTTTTTCACATTTAAAAACTTTAATCAAAAAAAATGAAAATTTAGAAATTTCAAGCAAATACGAAGATCGCTGGAAAAGACAAAATAAAGATATATATGATTTAATCATTAGTGGTTTTAGTAAGAGTGAAAGTTTAAGCAGGAATCAAAAATTTGCTATTGAAGATCTAAGATTAAGCATAGAAGAATTAGTTTATATAAAAAAGAATTTTAAAAATGAGGTTTTTAAAGGTGAGGATTTTTTCTTGCATTTTGAAAAAATGTACATTAAAGACGATGAGCTTATCATCAAAATAGCTTTTGGTGCTTTTTACAAGCCTGAACATGTTTATATAGCTTTAAATACACAAAAAATAGAATTTATCTTTGAGCAACCCTTTAAAACTAAAGAAAATTTAAAAGCTATAGAAAAATTAAGAGAAATATTGTATTCTTATATCAAATAATAATTTATAAAATAAATTAAGGAAAAAGCAGTGATGATAGAAGCTAAAAAGCTTTGTCTTGGTTATGATGAACTTGTTATAGAAAATGCTAGTTTTTCGCTAAAAGATAATGATTTTGTTTTTATTACAGGAAAAAGTGGTAGCGGGAAATCAACTTTGTTAAAATCTTTCTATGGGGATTTGGAGCCAATAAGTGGAAGCTTAAAGGTTTGCAATAATGATTTAACGGATATTTCTAATGCTGAACTTTTACAGCTTAGGCAAAAAATAGGAATTATTTTTCAAGATTATCGTTTGGTGCAAGAATTTAGTGTAGAAAAAAATGTAATGCTACCTTTGATGATTAAAGGTTATAGTAAGAATGTATGCAAAGAACAAGCTGCAAAGCTTTTAAAGCATGTAAATTTAACTTTCAAAGCCGATAAAAAGCCAGCTCAGCTTTCAGGTGGAGAGCAACAACGCGTGGCTATGGCAAGAGCCTTGGCGCATAATCCAAAATTACTCTTATGCGATGAGCCAACGGGAAATTTGGATGAGTATTCTTCAGATATCATATGGACTTTATTAAAATCAGCTAGAGAAATACTTGGAACTTGTGTGGTAGTTGTTACGCATAGAATTCCTACTAATTTAAGACTTGATTATCGTCGTTTTAATATAGAAAATGGGAGAATGAATGAAATCTTTTAAAAATCATCTTTCTTTAATATTTGCTTTAATGGTAATGATGTTTGCTTTTGAATTTTTAATCATTACAAATAAAACTATAGAGCATTATGAAAAACTTCTAAATAAAGATTATAATATTATTTTAGTAGGAAAAACTCATTTAGATAAAAAAAACATAGAAGATCAAGTAAATCATTTTCAGTCTTTAGAAATTTTAAATCCAAATGAAATGATAGATAGACTTAAAAATGATATATCAGCTAAAAATATAGAAGTTTTAAAGGCTACATTGCCAAA is a window encoding:
- the trmB gene encoding tRNA (guanosine(46)-N7)-methyltransferase TrmB; its protein translation is MPNFKCKILKEIQLPFEKDEVEFLWLAKGENVDLLFTRIKQENFFLQIKKDEKKQEWLIKGEKHTKPSQIGYLQKALLVFKENFTQDVVCEAVALKHTRLIQKTPLIANDLKELLEQIKSKKQIFIEIGFGSGRHLLYQARSNPDVLIIGIEIYTPALEQVAKLALSENLNNVLLIETDARLLLSVLESNLVDKIFLHFPVPWDKKPHRRVVGLNFANECARVLKENGQFELRTDSFLYFDFTLETFLTFSHLKTLIKKNENLEISSKYEDRWKRQNKDIYDLIISGFSKSESLSRNQKFAIEDLRLSIEELVYIKKNFKNEVFKGEDFFLHFEKMYIKDDELIIKIAFGAFYKPEHVYIALNTQKIEFIFEQPFKTKENLKAIEKLREILYSYIK
- a CDS encoding cell division ATP-binding protein FtsE — protein: MIEAKKLCLGYDELVIENASFSLKDNDFVFITGKSGSGKSTLLKSFYGDLEPISGSLKVCNNDLTDISNAELLQLRQKIGIIFQDYRLVQEFSVEKNVMLPLMIKGYSKNVCKEQAAKLLKHVNLTFKADKKPAQLSGGEQQRVAMARALAHNPKLLLCDEPTGNLDEYSSDIIWTLLKSAREILGTCVVVVTHRIPTNLRLDYRRFNIENGRMNEIF